Proteins encoded together in one Bacteroides ovatus window:
- the uvrA gene encoding excinuclease ABC subunit UvrA translates to MQETEYINVYGARVHNLKDIDAEIPRNSLTVITGLSGSGKSSLAFDTIFAEGQRRYIETFSAYARNFLGNLERPDVDKITGLSPVISIEQKTTNKNPRSTVGTTTEIYDYLRLLYARAGVAYSYLSGEEMVKYTEEQILDLILKDYKGKKIYLLAPLVRSRKGHYRELFEQIRKKGYLYVRVDGEVREITHGMKLDRYKNHDVEVVIDKLVVAEKDDRRLKQSVATAMRQGDGLMMILDAQSESIRHYSKRLMCPVTGLSYREPAPHNFSFNSPQGACPKCKGLGVVNQIDVDKVIPDRELSIYEGAIAPLGKYKNAMIFWQIGALLEKYDATLKTPIKELPDDAIDEVLYGSDERIKIKSSLIGTSSDYFVTYEGVVKYIQMLQEKDASATAQKWAEQFAKTTVCPECKGARLNKEALHFRIHDKNINELANMDINELYDWLMKVDEFLSDKQKKISVEILKEIRTRLKFLLDVGLDYLALNRSSVSLSGGESQRIRLATQIGSQLVNVLYILDEPSIGLHQRDNLRLINSLKELRDMGNSVIVVEHDKDMMLAADYVIDMGPKAGRLGGEVVFAGTPQEMLNTDTMTSQYLNGKMKIEIPAKRRKGNGKSIWLKGAKGNNLKNVDVEFPLGKLICVTGVSGSGKSTLINETLQPILSQKFYRSLQDPLEYDSIEGLENIDKVVDVDQSPLGRTPRSNPATYTGVFSDIRNLFVGLPEAKIRGYKPGRFSFNVAGGRCEACTGNGYKTIEMNFLPDVYVPCEVCHGKRYNRETLEVRFKGKSIADVLDMTINRAVEFFENVPQILNKIKVLQDVGLGYIKLGQSSTTLSGGESQRVKLATELSKRDTGKTLYILDEPTTGLHFEDIRVLMGVLNKLVDKGNTVIVIEHNLDVIKMADYIIDMGPEGGKGGGELLSYGTPEEVAKSPKGYTPKFLREELGL, encoded by the coding sequence ATGCAGGAAACAGAATATATTAATGTGTACGGTGCGCGCGTGCACAATTTAAAGGATATTGATGCCGAAATTCCCCGTAACAGTTTGACTGTTATCACCGGATTGAGCGGTAGTGGAAAATCTTCTTTAGCCTTCGATACGATTTTTGCCGAAGGGCAGCGTCGTTATATCGAAACTTTTTCAGCGTATGCCCGTAACTTCTTGGGCAATCTGGAACGTCCGGATGTCGATAAGATAACAGGTTTGAGTCCGGTTATCTCCATTGAACAGAAAACAACGAATAAAAATCCCCGTTCTACCGTAGGAACGACTACGGAGATATATGATTATCTCCGTTTGCTGTATGCCCGTGCTGGAGTGGCTTATTCGTATCTGTCGGGTGAGGAGATGGTGAAATATACCGAAGAGCAGATTCTGGACTTGATTCTGAAAGATTATAAAGGAAAGAAAATATATCTGCTGGCTCCGCTAGTTCGTTCACGTAAGGGACATTACAGGGAACTTTTCGAACAAATACGTAAAAAAGGATACCTGTATGTACGGGTGGACGGTGAAGTGCGTGAAATAACGCATGGCATGAAACTCGACCGCTATAAAAATCACGATGTAGAAGTGGTTATTGATAAATTAGTGGTAGCGGAGAAAGATGACCGGCGCTTGAAACAGAGTGTGGCAACCGCTATGCGCCAGGGAGATGGGTTGATGATGATTCTGGATGCCCAGTCTGAAAGTATCCGTCATTATAGTAAACGGCTCATGTGTCCTGTCACCGGATTGTCTTATCGTGAACCGGCTCCGCATAACTTCTCATTCAATTCACCGCAAGGGGCATGTCCGAAGTGTAAGGGATTGGGAGTAGTCAATCAGATTGATGTGGACAAAGTGATTCCCGATCGTGAACTTTCTATTTATGAAGGAGCGATAGCACCTTTGGGAAAATATAAGAATGCGATGATTTTCTGGCAAATCGGTGCTTTGCTCGAGAAGTACGACGCAACACTGAAAACTCCGATAAAGGAGTTGCCGGACGATGCGATTGATGAAGTATTGTACGGTTCTGACGAACGGATTAAAATCAAGAGTTCGCTGATCGGTACTTCCTCCGATTACTTTGTTACTTACGAAGGAGTGGTGAAGTATATTCAGATGTTGCAGGAAAAGGATGCTTCTGCAACAGCACAGAAATGGGCGGAACAATTTGCCAAAACAACGGTTTGTCCCGAATGTAAAGGGGCTCGTTTGAATAAAGAAGCTTTGCATTTTCGTATCCATGATAAGAATATCAATGAGTTGGCGAATATGGACATCAACGAGTTGTACGACTGGTTGATGAAGGTGGATGAGTTCCTGTCCGATAAGCAGAAGAAAATATCGGTGGAGATTCTGAAAGAGATTCGCACACGTTTGAAGTTCTTGCTGGACGTGGGTCTGGATTATCTGGCATTGAATCGTAGCTCTGTTAGTCTTTCCGGTGGTGAGAGTCAGCGTATCCGCTTGGCTACACAGATTGGTTCGCAATTAGTGAATGTACTTTATATTCTCGACGAGCCGAGTATCGGTCTGCATCAGCGTGATAATCTGCGTCTTATCAACTCGTTGAAAGAACTCCGCGACATGGGGAACTCCGTGATTGTAGTGGAACATGATAAGGATATGATGCTGGCTGCCGATTATGTCATCGATATGGGTCCGAAAGCCGGACGTCTCGGAGGCGAAGTCGTTTTCGCCGGAACCCCGCAGGAGATGCTGAATACAGATACAATGACTTCGCAATATCTGAATGGCAAGATGAAGATAGAAATCCCTGCCAAGCGTAGAAAAGGAAATGGGAAATCTATCTGGCTGAAAGGAGCGAAGGGGAATAACCTGAAGAATGTAGATGTTGAATTTCCGTTGGGTAAACTGATTTGCGTAACTGGTGTATCAGGAAGTGGAAAATCCACCTTGATTAATGAAACTTTGCAGCCGATTCTTTCACAGAAATTCTATCGTTCTTTACAAGATCCTTTGGAATACGATTCGATTGAAGGGTTGGAAAATATAGATAAGGTAGTAGATGTGGATCAATCACCTTTGGGACGTACGCCACGCTCCAATCCTGCGACTTATACCGGTGTGTTTTCTGATATCCGTAACCTGTTTGTGGGTCTGCCGGAAGCTAAGATTCGTGGTTATAAACCGGGACGTTTCTCCTTTAATGTTGCAGGTGGGCGTTGTGAAGCATGTACGGGAAATGGTTATAAGACGATTGAAATGAATTTCCTTCCTGACGTATATGTGCCTTGTGAGGTTTGTCATGGTAAACGTTATAACCGGGAAACACTAGAAGTGCGTTTCAAGGGAAAATCAATTGCCGATGTACTTGACATGACGATCAACCGTGCTGTGGAATTCTTTGAAAATGTGCCGCAAATCTTGAATAAGATTAAAGTCTTGCAGGATGTCGGACTTGGGTATATAAAACTGGGACAATCTTCTACCACTCTTTCCGGTGGAGAAAGCCAGCGTGTGAAACTGGCAACGGAGCTATCAAAAAGAGATACGGGCAAAACTCTTTATATCCTTGACGAACCGACTACCGGACTTCATTTTGAAGATATCCGTGTATTGATGGGAGTATTGAATAAGCTTGTAGATAAAGGTAATACTGTTATCGTCATCGAGCACAATCTGGATGTGATTAAAATGGCGGATTATATTATCGATATGGGCCCTGAAGGTGGTAAGGGCGGGGGAGAACTCCTTAGTTACGGAACACCGGAAGAAGTTGCGAAGAGCCCTAAAGGATATACACCTAAGTTTCTTCGCGAAGAGCTGGGTCTCTAA